A genomic window from Dechloromonas sp. A34 includes:
- a CDS encoding heavy metal translocating P-type ATPase, whose protein sequence is MAPSSVSSSALELKLGIGGMSCASCVSRVEKALKQLSGVTEVSVNLATEEASLKTMPEVPAVELAEAVRKAGYEVMTQSVELQIDGMSCASCVGRVEKALFKVPGVLNASVNLATEKATVEVLSSVTFATLAAAIGKAGYNTKPVAGQQPKAAPSLIPEWWPVAASALLTLPLVAPMLLQLIGVDWMLNGWVQLALATPVQFLLGWRFYRAGWKAVKARAGNMDLLVSLGTSAAYGLSVYLLIQSGGGHAHHLYFEASAAVITLVLLGKWLETRAKRQTADAIRALNALRPTIARVLVDGHEVSTPVEQIAIGDLVVVRPGERISVDGNIVSGQSDVDEALITGESLPVSKSVGDKVTGGSVNGEGLLHVRTGAIGAETTLARIIRMVESAQAAKAPIQRVVDQVSAVFVPVVLVVALLTFGGWMAYSGNWETALINAVAVLVIACPCALGLATPTAIMAGTGVAARQGILIKDAEALEIAHSVTVVAFDKTGTLTEGKPSLVSIEPVQGVSTEEVLRIAGALQKTSEHPLAHAVLEKVRERKIAVSEVSDAKALPGRGIQARVDGQLMLLGSTRLMQENLVNPGQLGIRAAALESEGKTISWLLRQRDTSSELVGLLAFGDTIKPSSYQAINRLRELGIKTVMLTGDNQGSANAVAKELGIDEVRAELLPGDKAAIVQELRGQGHVVAMVGDGLNDAPSLVAADVGLSMSTGTDVAMEAAGITLMRGDPRLVADSFDVSRRTYSKIKQGLFWAFAYNVLGIPLAALGMLNPVVAGAAMAFSSVSVVTNALLLRRWRGAASE, encoded by the coding sequence ATGGCCCCCTCGTCTGTTTCCAGTTCTGCGCTTGAGTTAAAACTTGGTATCGGTGGGATGAGCTGCGCATCCTGTGTATCCCGCGTCGAAAAGGCGCTCAAGCAACTTAGTGGTGTGACTGAAGTCAGCGTAAATCTGGCGACAGAGGAGGCATCTTTGAAAACGATGCCCGAAGTCCCAGCTGTTGAACTGGCGGAAGCCGTTCGCAAAGCCGGATACGAAGTCATGACTCAATCCGTTGAGCTACAGATTGACGGTATGAGCTGCGCCTCCTGTGTCGGCCGGGTCGAAAAAGCCTTGTTCAAGGTACCAGGTGTACTGAACGCCTCAGTGAATCTGGCAACGGAAAAAGCAACGGTCGAGGTGCTATCCAGCGTTACGTTCGCCACCTTGGCGGCAGCCATCGGGAAAGCGGGTTACAACACCAAGCCGGTGGCAGGGCAACAACCTAAAGCTGCCCCAAGTCTTATCCCCGAGTGGTGGCCCGTTGCCGCAAGCGCATTACTGACGCTCCCTTTGGTGGCTCCGATGCTGCTCCAACTCATTGGCGTTGATTGGATGCTCAATGGCTGGGTGCAGTTGGCGTTGGCGACACCGGTTCAATTCTTGTTGGGCTGGCGTTTCTATCGGGCCGGGTGGAAGGCGGTCAAGGCACGCGCTGGCAATATGGATTTGCTGGTTTCCTTGGGCACCAGCGCGGCATATGGGCTCTCGGTCTATCTGCTTATTCAGAGCGGCGGAGGTCATGCTCACCACCTCTACTTTGAAGCCTCGGCAGCCGTCATTACACTTGTCCTGCTGGGCAAGTGGCTAGAGACTCGGGCGAAACGACAGACCGCCGATGCCATCAGGGCCCTGAATGCGCTCCGCCCAACCATTGCACGTGTACTGGTCGACGGCCATGAAGTTTCAACGCCGGTTGAGCAGATTGCGATTGGCGACCTGGTCGTGGTCCGTCCTGGCGAACGTATCTCGGTGGATGGCAATATCGTTAGTGGGCAAAGCGATGTGGACGAGGCGCTTATCACCGGTGAAAGCCTGCCCGTTTCCAAGAGTGTTGGCGACAAGGTGACCGGTGGGTCGGTCAACGGTGAAGGCCTGTTGCACGTTCGAACGGGCGCTATAGGCGCCGAAACAACGCTCGCTCGCATCATTCGCATGGTTGAATCTGCCCAGGCAGCCAAGGCCCCTATCCAACGCGTGGTGGACCAGGTAAGCGCTGTATTCGTCCCCGTGGTATTGGTTGTTGCACTGCTCACCTTTGGGGGCTGGATGGCGTACTCGGGGAACTGGGAAACGGCGTTAATCAACGCGGTCGCAGTCCTCGTCATCGCGTGTCCGTGCGCCTTGGGCTTGGCTACGCCAACGGCCATCATGGCCGGAACAGGAGTTGCCGCTCGCCAGGGCATCCTCATCAAGGATGCCGAGGCACTTGAAATCGCGCACTCGGTGACTGTGGTGGCCTTCGACAAAACCGGCACCCTCACCGAAGGGAAACCATCCCTGGTCAGCATTGAGCCCGTTCAGGGCGTCTCGACCGAAGAGGTGCTGCGGATTGCAGGCGCGCTTCAGAAAACCAGCGAGCACCCGTTGGCCCATGCCGTTCTGGAGAAGGTCCGTGAACGCAAAATTGCCGTATCGGAGGTCAGTGATGCCAAAGCATTGCCCGGGCGAGGCATTCAAGCTCGGGTGGATGGGCAGTTGATGCTCCTGGGGAGCACCCGGCTGATGCAGGAAAACCTTGTTAATCCGGGACAACTTGGCATCCGTGCCGCTGCCCTTGAAAGTGAGGGGAAAACCATTTCGTGGCTGCTACGTCAGCGCGATACCTCATCTGAATTAGTCGGGCTTCTTGCCTTCGGCGACACCATCAAGCCATCCTCATATCAGGCGATAAACCGACTGCGCGAACTGGGCATCAAAACCGTCATGCTGACGGGGGACAACCAGGGAAGTGCCAATGCGGTGGCAAAGGAGCTGGGCATTGATGAGGTCCGCGCTGAGTTGCTGCCTGGTGACAAGGCAGCCATCGTCCAGGAGCTTCGCGGCCAGGGACACGTGGTCGCCATGGTGGGGGATGGACTCAATGATGCACCCAGCTTGGTGGCCGCCGACGTTGGACTGAGCATGTCGACGGGTACCGACGTCGCCATGGAGGCCGCAGGTATCACCCTGATGCGTGGCGACCCACGTCTCGTCGCCGACTCCTTTGATGTTTCGCGTCGGACCTACAGCAAAATCAAGCAGGGTCTATTCTGGGCATTTGCCTACAACGTACTGGGCATCCCTTTGGCAGCCCTGGGC
- a CDS encoding heavy-metal-associated domain-containing protein, with protein MITFHVNDMTCGHCAGLINKALKAIDDESKVTVDLERRLVSVVSTQSTIEDIRDAIAEAGYTPTPVEA; from the coding sequence ATGATTACTTTTCACGTAAATGACATGACCTGCGGCCACTGCGCTGGTCTCATCAACAAAGCATTGAAAGCCATTGACGACGAATCCAAGGTCACGGTCGACCTTGAGCGCCGCTTAGTTTCGGTCGTTTCGACGCAATCCACTATCGAAGACATCCGAGATGCAATCGCGGAAGCGGGATATACGCCAACACCCGTCGAGGCGTAG
- a CDS encoding cytochrome c oxidase subunit 3, which produces MTEHASGYYVPPPSHWPIVGSFALLGLASGFILLLAKVAAGPWVMALGAGLLIFMLIGWFGSVIRENQAGLLEGQVDGSFRWGMVWFIFSEVMFFAGFFGALFYARNIAVPGLAEAQLLWPGYAGTWPTAGPALTDPFTPMAAWGIPAINTLILLSSGATITWAHWGMKLERRGQLKAGLLLTIALGLVFMSLQIYEYGEAAFTIRTGIYGATFFMLTGFHGLHVTLGAIMLAVITGRVFAGHFSSHHHFGFEAVAWYWHFVDVVWLMLFVFVYWL; this is translated from the coding sequence ATGACCGAACATGCCTCCGGCTACTACGTACCGCCTCCGTCCCACTGGCCGATCGTCGGTTCCTTCGCCCTGCTCGGGCTGGCCAGCGGCTTCATTCTGCTCCTCGCCAAAGTGGCCGCCGGCCCCTGGGTCATGGCCTTGGGGGCGGGGCTGCTGATCTTCATGCTGATCGGCTGGTTCGGCAGCGTCATCCGCGAGAACCAGGCCGGCCTGCTCGAAGGCCAGGTTGATGGCTCGTTTCGCTGGGGCATGGTGTGGTTCATCTTTTCCGAGGTGATGTTCTTTGCCGGCTTTTTCGGCGCGCTGTTCTACGCTCGCAACATCGCCGTGCCCGGGCTGGCCGAAGCGCAACTCCTCTGGCCCGGCTACGCCGGCACCTGGCCGACTGCCGGCCCGGCCCTGACCGATCCCTTCACGCCGATGGCGGCCTGGGGCATCCCGGCCATCAACACCCTGATCCTGCTTTCCTCCGGCGCCACCATCACCTGGGCGCACTGGGGCATGAAGCTGGAGCGCCGTGGGCAGCTGAAAGCCGGACTGCTGCTGACCATCGCCCTCGGCCTCGTGTTCATGTCCCTGCAGATCTATGAATACGGCGAAGCCGCCTTCACCATCCGCACCGGCATCTACGGCGCCACCTTCTTCATGCTCACCGGCTTCCACGGCCTGCACGTCACCCTCGGCGCCATCATGCTGGCCGTCATCACCGGCCGCGTCTTCGCCGGCCATTTCAGCAGCCACCACCACTTCGGTTTCGAAGCCGTGGCCTGGTACTGGCACTTCGTGGATGTGGTGTGGCTGATGCTGTTCGTGTTTGTTTATTGGCTGTAG
- the ctaD gene encoding cytochrome c oxidase subunit I translates to MEDVLHAPHHEAHPSGLMRWVTTTNHKDIGTLYLWFSLAMFMFAGSLAMLIRAELFQPGLQVVNPAVFNQLTAMHGLIMIFGAIMPAFVGFANWQVPLMIGAPDMAFPRLNNWSFWLLPVAATLMLSSFFVPGGAMAAGWTMYPPLFMQGGISYDMTILAIHILGLSSIMGAINIIVTILNLRAPGMTLMKMPLFVWTWLITAYLLVAVMPVLASVITMLLTDRHFGTHFFDAGGGGDPVMFQHIFWFFGHPEVYIMILPAFGIISTIIPTFARKKLFGYTSMVWAVGSIALLSFIVWAHHMFTTGMPVTGQLFFMYSTMLIAIPTGVKVFNWVATLWRGSLTFETPMLFAIAVVCLFTIGGFSGVVLALVPVDIQLQDTYYVVAHFHYVLFSGAAMSIMGGIYYWLPKWTGHMYDETLGKWHFWLTAIAFNVTFFPMHFLGLAGMPRRIPDYALQFADFNLIASLGAFVLGVAQLLFMYTVIKCIRGGRTAGDKPWDGADTLEWTLPSPPPYHSFNTPPRVD, encoded by the coding sequence ATGGAAGACGTCCTGCATGCGCCCCACCACGAGGCCCACCCGAGCGGCCTGATGCGCTGGGTCACGACCACCAACCACAAGGACATCGGCACGCTCTACCTGTGGTTTTCGCTGGCGATGTTCATGTTCGCCGGCTCGCTGGCCATGCTGATCCGTGCCGAACTGTTCCAGCCCGGTCTGCAGGTGGTCAATCCCGCGGTCTTCAACCAGCTGACCGCCATGCACGGCCTGATCATGATCTTCGGGGCGATCATGCCGGCCTTCGTCGGCTTCGCCAACTGGCAGGTGCCGCTGATGATCGGCGCTCCGGACATGGCCTTTCCGCGCCTCAATAACTGGAGCTTCTGGCTGCTGCCGGTGGCCGCGACGCTCATGCTGAGCTCGTTCTTCGTGCCCGGCGGGGCGATGGCGGCGGGGTGGACGATGTACCCGCCGCTCTTCATGCAAGGGGGCATTTCCTACGACATGACCATCCTCGCCATCCACATCCTCGGGCTATCGTCGATCATGGGGGCGATCAACATCATCGTCACCATCCTCAACCTGCGGGCGCCAGGCATGACGCTGATGAAAATGCCGCTCTTCGTCTGGACCTGGCTGATCACCGCCTACCTGCTGGTCGCCGTGATGCCGGTGCTGGCTTCCGTGATCACCATGCTGCTCACCGACCGCCACTTCGGCACCCATTTCTTCGACGCAGGCGGCGGCGGCGACCCGGTGATGTTCCAGCACATCTTCTGGTTCTTCGGCCACCCCGAGGTGTACATCATGATCCTGCCGGCCTTCGGCATCATCTCGACGATCATCCCGACCTTCGCCCGCAAGAAGCTGTTCGGCTACACCTCGATGGTCTGGGCGGTCGGCTCGATCGCCTTGCTGTCGTTCATCGTCTGGGCGCACCACATGTTCACCACCGGCATGCCGGTCACCGGCCAGCTGTTCTTCATGTATTCGACGATGCTCATCGCCATCCCGACCGGGGTCAAGGTCTTCAACTGGGTGGCAACGCTGTGGCGCGGCTCGCTGACTTTCGAGACACCGATGCTGTTCGCCATCGCCGTCGTCTGCCTGTTCACCATCGGCGGTTTTTCCGGTGTGGTCCTGGCCCTGGTGCCGGTGGATATCCAGCTGCAGGACACCTACTACGTCGTCGCCCATTTCCACTACGTGCTGTTTTCCGGCGCGGCGATGAGCATCATGGGCGGCATCTACTACTGGCTGCCCAAGTGGACCGGCCATATGTACGACGAAACCCTGGGCAAGTGGCACTTCTGGCTGACCGCCATTGCCTTTAACGTCACCTTCTTCCCGATGCACTTCCTCGGCCTGGCCGGCATGCCCCGGCGCATCCCCGACTACGCCCTGCAGTTCGCCGACTTCAACCTGATCGCCAGCCTCGGCGCCTTCGTCCTTGGGGTCGCCCAACTGCTCTTCATGTACACGGTGATCAAGTGCATCCGCGGCGGCCGGACGGCCGGCGACAAGCCCTGGGATGGCGCCGATACCCTGGAATGGACGCTGCCTTCGCCACCGCCCTACCACTCCTTCAACACGCCGCCGCGCGTCGACTAG